A genome region from Arthrobacter sp. V1I9 includes the following:
- a CDS encoding MFS transporter, whose translation MLSTGLVAIDSTIVATAVPSIVRDVGGFESFPWLFSAYLLAQAVSVPIYGKLSDMVGRKPIILAGIGLFLLGSILCGIAWSMPALIAFRALQGLGAGAVLPVSITIAGDIYSVEERAKVQGYLASVWAVSSVVGPSLGGIFSSLGIWRGIFLVNVPLCLLAGWMLLRTLHENVDRAKHKVDYTGAALLAVSLGLLILGALEGGQGWEWNSPVSIGIFAVGGLLLALFLVVERRAAEPVLPSWVVSRRLLGTTALVSFGVGAVMIGLTSYVPTFLEGALSTSPLIAGLALAALTLGWPISASQAGRLYLRIGFKPTALIGISITVVGLLALALTAATPNEVLVAASCFVVGLGLGLVATPTLIAAQSSVEWNERGVVTSTNMFARSIGSALGVAVFGAVANAIYANTAGEGDVPAVVAASGAVFLAALAAGILTVAAVLAMPAVKAGEPGQADAEPVASDAEGSSRR comes from the coding sequence TGGCCCAGGCCGTCTCCGTTCCCATTTACGGCAAGCTTTCGGACATGGTTGGCCGCAAGCCGATCATCCTGGCCGGCATCGGGCTGTTCCTGCTCGGTTCAATCCTCTGCGGGATCGCCTGGAGCATGCCCGCCCTGATCGCTTTCCGGGCGCTCCAGGGACTCGGCGCGGGTGCCGTGCTGCCGGTGTCCATCACCATCGCCGGTGACATCTATTCGGTTGAGGAGCGTGCCAAGGTCCAGGGCTACCTGGCCAGTGTGTGGGCGGTCTCGTCCGTGGTGGGGCCCAGCCTCGGCGGCATCTTCTCCTCGCTGGGGATCTGGCGCGGCATCTTCCTGGTCAACGTTCCGCTCTGCCTGCTGGCCGGGTGGATGCTGCTCCGAACCCTGCACGAGAACGTTGACCGCGCCAAGCACAAAGTGGACTACACCGGGGCGGCATTGCTGGCGGTTTCACTTGGCCTGCTGATCCTTGGCGCCCTCGAGGGCGGCCAGGGGTGGGAGTGGAATTCCCCTGTCAGCATTGGCATCTTTGCCGTCGGCGGCTTGCTGCTGGCGCTGTTCCTGGTGGTGGAGCGGCGCGCGGCGGAGCCTGTCCTGCCGTCCTGGGTTGTATCGCGGCGGCTTCTTGGCACCACTGCGCTGGTGTCCTTCGGAGTAGGGGCGGTAATGATCGGGCTGACCTCCTACGTGCCCACGTTCCTGGAAGGGGCGCTGTCCACGTCGCCCCTGATTGCCGGCCTGGCTCTCGCAGCGCTCACCCTCGGGTGGCCGATCAGCGCCTCGCAGGCCGGGCGCCTCTACCTGCGGATCGGGTTCAAACCCACCGCGCTCATCGGTATCTCCATCACCGTGGTTGGCCTCCTGGCCCTGGCACTCACTGCGGCCACTCCCAACGAGGTGCTGGTCGCTGCCAGCTGCTTCGTTGTGGGACTCGGCCTTGGCCTGGTTGCCACGCCAACCCTGATCGCTGCCCAGTCCAGCGTGGAGTGGAATGAACGCGGCGTTGTGACCAGCACCAACATGTTCGCGCGGTCCATCGGCAGCGCACTTGGTGTGGCCGTGTTTGGTGCCGTGGCCAACGCAATCTACGCGAACACGGCGGGGGAGGGTGACGTGCCCGCCGTCGTCGCCGCTTCAGGTGCGGTCTTCCTGGCGGCGCTGGCGGCAGGCATCCTCACCGTGGCGGCAGTGCTGGCAATGCCCGCGGTGAAGGCGGGGGAGCCAGGCCAGGCCGACGCCGAACCTGTCGCCAGCGACGCCGAAGGCAGCTCCCGCCGCTGA
- a CDS encoding FAD-dependent oxidoreductase, with amino-acid sequence MGTMLDTVVIGGGAMGSAAAWALSRRGRQVTLVEQFGLGHKIGASHGSTRNLNPGYHRPEYVAMLAEGLSLWEDLEQESGEQLLARTGIVNHGPDPRLPEVAAALNQAGIRAEFLSPAEAGERWRGIRFDQQVLHMPDGGQLNPEAALPALQRLATARGAEIRHHTKVVELQVMADDVRLTLESAAGIEVVTAGQVVVTAGGWTEKLLAGAGGSTGLRIPKLRVTQEQPAHFRVVDQGATWPGFNHMPGIGAQYKDWYSPVYGMQTPGEGIKAGWHGVGPVVDPDRRSFQPEPAQLAALQDYARAWLPGVDADSFEAISCTYTTTPDEDFILDRIGPVVIGAGFSGHGFKFTPVVGRILADLATGNRPAPEIFRASR; translated from the coding sequence ATGGGAACAATGCTGGACACAGTGGTGATCGGTGGCGGAGCCATGGGTTCGGCCGCAGCCTGGGCGCTGTCCCGCCGCGGCCGCCAGGTGACGCTGGTGGAGCAGTTCGGGCTGGGACACAAGATCGGGGCCTCGCACGGCAGCACCCGCAACCTCAACCCCGGCTACCATCGGCCGGAATACGTGGCCATGCTGGCCGAAGGTTTGAGCCTGTGGGAGGACCTGGAGCAGGAGAGCGGCGAACAACTGCTGGCCCGGACGGGAATCGTCAACCACGGCCCGGACCCCCGGCTGCCGGAAGTTGCCGCGGCATTGAACCAGGCAGGCATCCGTGCTGAGTTCCTGTCCCCGGCCGAGGCAGGGGAGCGCTGGCGCGGCATCCGCTTCGACCAGCAGGTGCTGCATATGCCCGACGGCGGCCAGCTCAACCCGGAGGCTGCCTTGCCCGCCTTGCAGCGGCTCGCCACAGCCCGGGGCGCCGAGATCCGACACCATACCAAAGTGGTTGAGCTCCAGGTGATGGCGGACGACGTTCGGCTCACTTTGGAGTCGGCCGCGGGCATCGAGGTGGTCACTGCGGGGCAGGTGGTTGTTACCGCAGGTGGCTGGACCGAAAAGCTGCTGGCCGGCGCCGGCGGAAGCACGGGCTTGCGGATTCCTAAGCTGCGGGTCACCCAGGAACAGCCGGCGCACTTCCGCGTGGTGGACCAGGGCGCCACGTGGCCCGGGTTCAACCACATGCCGGGCATAGGCGCGCAGTACAAGGACTGGTACTCCCCCGTGTACGGGATGCAGACTCCGGGTGAGGGGATCAAGGCCGGCTGGCATGGCGTGGGACCGGTGGTGGATCCGGACCGGCGCTCCTTCCAGCCGGAGCCCGCCCAGCTTGCCGCCCTGCAGGACTATGCACGGGCGTGGCTGCCCGGCGTCGACGCTGACTCGTTCGAGGCCATCAGCTGCACCTACACCACCACCCCGGACGAGGACTTCATCCTGGACCGGATCGGGCCCGTGGTGATCGGCGCCGGGTTCTCCGGGCACGGGTTCAAGTTCACTCCCGTTGTCGGGCGGATCCTCGCGGACCTCGCTACCGGCAACCGGCCAGCCCCGGAAATTTTCCGCGCATCCCGCTAG
- a CDS encoding AEC family transporter — MLGVLAGFFVVWCIILVGWFVGRQKILGDNARQVLSSLTFFVASPALLFETLSKARLAEVFAAPLLVAAVSAIATAAIFFAIARFWLKRSLSESLMSSMAASLVNSANLGIPIAVYVLGDASYVAPLLIFQLAFFTPLFLMILDSSTSSHRTTPLSFVVMILKNPMIVGSALGLLVAGTGWQVPPLVMEPIHLIGGAAIPAMLIAFGMSLNGSRPLQASAARRVDTLLASAFKLAVQPVLAYLFARFALGLDGHVLFAVVVTSALPTAQNVFVAASRYKTGLTVAKDTVLITTVVAVPAMIGVALLLT, encoded by the coding sequence TTGTTAGGGGTACTGGCAGGTTTCTTTGTGGTCTGGTGCATCATCCTGGTGGGCTGGTTCGTGGGCCGGCAAAAGATCCTGGGCGATAACGCACGCCAGGTCCTCAGCTCCCTCACCTTCTTTGTGGCCAGCCCGGCGCTCCTTTTTGAAACGCTGAGCAAGGCGCGCCTCGCCGAAGTCTTCGCAGCTCCGCTGCTGGTGGCTGCCGTCTCGGCCATCGCCACCGCCGCCATATTTTTCGCGATCGCCAGGTTCTGGTTGAAACGCTCCCTGTCAGAGTCCCTGATGTCCTCGATGGCGGCCTCACTGGTCAACTCGGCCAACCTGGGTATTCCCATCGCAGTGTACGTCCTGGGCGATGCGAGCTACGTGGCGCCGCTGCTGATCTTTCAGTTGGCCTTCTTCACGCCGCTGTTCCTGATGATCCTGGATTCAAGCACCAGTTCGCACCGCACCACGCCCCTCAGCTTTGTGGTGATGATCCTGAAGAACCCCATGATCGTGGGCTCCGCACTGGGGTTGCTGGTAGCCGGCACCGGCTGGCAGGTTCCGCCGCTGGTCATGGAGCCCATCCACCTGATCGGCGGCGCGGCAATCCCGGCGATGCTGATCGCTTTTGGCATGAGCCTGAACGGCAGCCGCCCGCTGCAGGCCTCCGCGGCCCGCCGGGTGGACACCCTGCTGGCCAGTGCCTTCAAACTGGCAGTCCAGCCGGTGCTGGCGTACCTCTTCGCACGGTTCGCGCTGGGGCTGGACGGCCATGTCCTGTTCGCCGTGGTGGTTACCTCGGCGCTGCCGACGGCGCAGAATGTTTTTGTGGCTGCCAGCCGTTACAAAACGGGCCTTACCGTCGCCAAGGACACCGTGCTGATTACTACCGTGGTGGCGGTTCCGGCGATGATTGGCGTGGCGCTGCTGCTGACCTGA
- the panD gene encoding aspartate 1-decarboxylase yields MNRTMFKSKIHRATVTHADLHYVGSVTVDLDLLDAADILPGELVSIVDITNGARLETYTIAGERGSGVIGINGAAAHLMHENDLVILITYAQMTTEEAKAYEPKVVHVDENNRVIQLGNDPAEGLTPGMMRPPFALNNAAL; encoded by the coding sequence ATGAATCGAACAATGTTCAAGTCCAAAATCCACCGGGCCACCGTCACGCATGCTGACCTGCACTACGTCGGTTCCGTCACCGTGGACCTGGACCTGCTCGATGCTGCCGACATCCTTCCCGGCGAGCTTGTGTCCATCGTGGACATCACCAACGGCGCCCGGTTGGAAACGTACACCATTGCCGGTGAGCGCGGTTCCGGTGTCATCGGCATCAACGGCGCAGCCGCTCATCTGATGCACGAAAACGATCTTGTCATCCTGATTACCTATGCCCAGATGACCACAGAAGAGGCCAAGGCCTACGAGCCCAAGGTGGTCCACGTGGACGAAAACAACCGGGTGATCCAGCTGGGCAACGATCCCGCCGAGGGCCTGACTCCGGGGATGATGCGCCCCCCGTTTGCCCTTAACAACGCTGCTCTCTAA
- a CDS encoding LysR family transcriptional regulator → MLDVRRLRLLRELSIRGTLAEVADALQYSPSSVSQQLALLEKEVGVELLRKTGRRVQLTPQAEVLVAHTASLLETMEQAEADLAASLTTVTGTVRIAVFQSAALALMPDTLTRMAKAYPEVRIEMIQREPETALHETWARDFDLVIAEQYPGHAAPRYPELDRIKLTMDAIRLAVPTESDGGPAVRSLEDTAELAWVMEPRGAASRHWAEQACRSAGFEPDVRYETADLQAQIRLIESGNAVALMPDLVWTGRGTTARLLELAGKPHRTIFTSVRRSSVKRPAILAARETLAAAAEAVAGNDAG, encoded by the coding sequence ATGCTCGACGTCCGCCGTCTCCGGCTGCTCCGTGAATTAAGCATCCGGGGGACGCTCGCGGAGGTGGCGGACGCACTCCAGTACAGCCCGTCGTCCGTATCGCAGCAGCTTGCCCTGCTTGAGAAGGAAGTGGGCGTGGAGCTGCTCCGGAAGACCGGGCGCCGGGTGCAGCTCACGCCGCAGGCAGAAGTGCTGGTAGCGCACACGGCGAGCCTGCTGGAAACCATGGAACAAGCGGAAGCGGACCTGGCGGCTTCCCTGACCACCGTCACGGGGACCGTCCGGATCGCGGTTTTCCAGTCAGCGGCCCTTGCGCTGATGCCGGACACGCTGACCAGGATGGCCAAGGCCTACCCGGAAGTCCGCATCGAGATGATCCAGCGCGAACCAGAAACAGCACTGCATGAGACGTGGGCACGCGACTTCGACCTGGTGATCGCCGAGCAGTATCCAGGGCACGCGGCGCCGCGTTATCCGGAGCTGGACCGGATCAAGCTGACCATGGACGCCATCCGGCTGGCAGTCCCGACGGAGTCCGACGGCGGACCCGCCGTCCGCTCGCTCGAAGACACCGCGGAACTTGCCTGGGTTATGGAACCGCGGGGTGCCGCCTCCCGCCATTGGGCGGAGCAGGCGTGCCGCAGCGCGGGGTTCGAGCCGGACGTCCGGTACGAAACGGCTGACCTGCAGGCGCAGATCCGCCTGATCGAGTCCGGCAATGCTGTGGCGCTGATGCCGGACCTGGTGTGGACCGGCCGCGGCACCACCGCCCGGCTGCTGGAACTTGCGGGCAAACCGCACCGCACCATCTTCACCTCCGTGCGCCGTTCCAGCGTCAAGCGGCCCGCCATCCTCGCCGCCCGGGAAACGCTCGCTGCCGCCGCAGAAGCCGTGGCGGGGAACGACGCCGGGTGA
- a CDS encoding amino acid permease gives MSTRDMSQSVLRRKPIDDIEEENKHSGLFKSLGLWQLTAIGVGGIIGVGIFSLAGLVAAGSEGTPGVGPAVLISFLVAGLASAAAALSYAEFAGMIPRAGSAYTYGYVALGEIIGWFIGWDLLLEYIAIVAVVAIGISGYLEAFLSGIGIHLPVWMTSTADEGKGGIVNIPAILVCLLVTWILSRGTKAFGRFELVAVAIKVILILFIIGLGVFYIDTNNYNPFMPSGFGPVLAGAATVFFAVFGYDAMSTAAEEATDGKKHMPKAIILSLIVAMLLYVAATLVLTGMQNYRDIDPTAGFASAFTGVGLPVIATIISVFAVLSILTVMLTFLLGVTRVWFAMSRDGLLPGWFAKTDRHGTPQRVTWIAGVASAFLAGVFPIKEVADLTNIGILAAFVVVCLSVIIFRYKRPDAPRTFRLPLMPVIPAFGVLSSAFLMFQLHWETWARFGVWLIIGLAIYFFYGKKNSLMNPNSPRHEEIVEMHRPLR, from the coding sequence ATGAGCACTAGAGATATGAGCCAGTCGGTCCTGAGGCGCAAGCCCATCGACGACATTGAGGAAGAAAATAAACACAGTGGCCTCTTCAAGTCACTCGGGCTGTGGCAGCTTACGGCAATCGGCGTAGGCGGCATTATCGGCGTCGGCATCTTTTCCCTTGCGGGGCTGGTGGCAGCAGGCAGTGAAGGCACGCCCGGGGTGGGGCCCGCCGTGCTGATTTCCTTCCTGGTGGCAGGCCTCGCTTCGGCGGCCGCGGCGCTGTCCTACGCGGAGTTCGCGGGCATGATTCCCCGTGCGGGTTCTGCCTACACCTACGGATACGTGGCGCTGGGCGAAATCATCGGCTGGTTCATCGGCTGGGACCTCCTGCTGGAATACATCGCCATCGTGGCAGTGGTGGCCATCGGCATCTCCGGTTACCTTGAAGCGTTCCTCTCCGGCATCGGCATCCACTTGCCGGTCTGGATGACTTCCACTGCGGACGAGGGCAAGGGCGGCATCGTTAACATCCCCGCCATCCTGGTCTGCCTCCTGGTGACCTGGATCCTTTCCCGCGGGACCAAGGCGTTCGGCCGGTTTGAGCTGGTGGCGGTGGCCATCAAGGTCATCCTGATCCTCTTTATCATCGGGCTCGGCGTCTTCTACATCGACACCAACAACTACAACCCGTTCATGCCCAGCGGCTTCGGCCCTGTCCTGGCAGGCGCCGCCACCGTCTTCTTCGCTGTGTTTGGCTACGACGCCATGAGTACTGCGGCGGAAGAGGCAACGGACGGCAAGAAGCACATGCCCAAGGCCATCATCCTGTCCCTGATTGTGGCGATGCTGCTGTATGTCGCAGCTACCCTGGTGCTGACCGGCATGCAGAACTACCGCGACATCGACCCGACTGCGGGCTTCGCGTCCGCCTTCACCGGTGTGGGCCTGCCCGTTATCGCCACCATTATTTCGGTCTTTGCGGTGCTGTCCATCCTCACCGTGATGCTGACATTCCTCCTGGGCGTCACCCGCGTGTGGTTCGCCATGAGCCGCGACGGGCTGCTGCCCGGCTGGTTCGCCAAGACGGACCGCCACGGCACGCCGCAACGCGTCACGTGGATCGCCGGCGTCGCTTCCGCCTTCCTTGCCGGTGTGTTCCCCATTAAGGAAGTGGCGGACCTGACCAACATCGGCATCCTGGCAGCGTTCGTCGTCGTCTGCCTGTCGGTGATCATCTTCCGGTACAAGCGCCCGGATGCCCCGCGCACCTTCCGCCTGCCGCTGATGCCGGTCATCCCGGCCTTCGGTGTGCTGTCCTCGGCGTTCCTGATGTTCCAGCTGCACTGGGAAACCTGGGCGCGCTTCGGCGTATGGCTCATCATCGGCCTGGCCATCTACTTCTTCTATGGCAAGAAGAACTCGCTGATGAACCCGAACAGCCCGCGGCACGAGGAGATTGTGGAGATGCACCGACCTCTCCGCTGA